The following are from one region of the Psychromonas sp. psych-6C06 genome:
- the leuB gene encoding 3-isopropylmalate dehydrogenase, which translates to MTTYNIALLAGDGIGPEVMKEAVKVLNLVEERNADVNFELNDVLFGAAAYFATGKSFPEETKAACDKADAILKGTIGLNHEDSKKIPVDEQPERGALLPLRRRYNTYANFRPVYLPKGLAHFSPLKESVVGEGIDIMLIRELVGGLYFGEKETGVDANGKRFVREVLEYDEDQIRQIVKVAFDVSMKRKKVLHNIHKSNVLKSSVLWNEIVEEEKANYPEVEVINILVDAAATYLCLNPGMFDVMVMENMFGDILSDQGGGILGSLGLMPSACKGPEKSYYEPSHGSAPDIAGKGIANPYSMIGSVALMLEMSFGMEKEAKNLWAAMQGVFEDGYSTSDLSKAGEANLVSTAEFGDMVCAKLAAMPV; encoded by the coding sequence ATGACAACATATAACATCGCATTACTTGCAGGTGACGGTATCGGTCCTGAAGTAATGAAAGAAGCGGTTAAAGTATTAAACTTAGTTGAAGAGCGAAACGCAGATGTAAACTTTGAACTAAACGACGTATTATTTGGTGCGGCCGCATACTTTGCAACTGGCAAATCTTTCCCTGAAGAAACTAAAGCTGCCTGTGATAAAGCGGATGCTATTTTAAAAGGCACAATTGGTCTTAATCATGAAGACTCTAAAAAGATTCCTGTTGATGAGCAACCTGAGCGTGGTGCACTTTTACCATTACGTCGTCGTTACAACACTTACGCTAACTTCCGCCCTGTATATTTACCAAAAGGTCTGGCGCACTTTTCTCCGCTAAAAGAGTCTGTGGTTGGTGAAGGTATCGACATCATGTTAATTCGTGAACTTGTTGGCGGATTATACTTCGGTGAGAAAGAAACTGGCGTTGACGCTAATGGCAAACGTTTTGTACGTGAAGTATTAGAATACGATGAAGATCAAATCCGTCAAATCGTAAAAGTAGCTTTTGATGTTTCAATGAAACGTAAAAAAGTACTGCATAACATCCATAAATCAAACGTATTAAAATCAAGCGTACTTTGGAATGAGATTGTAGAAGAAGAGAAAGCAAACTACCCAGAAGTTGAAGTGATCAATATTCTTGTTGATGCAGCTGCAACTTACCTATGTTTAAACCCTGGTATGTTTGACGTAATGGTAATGGAAAACATGTTTGGTGATATCTTAAGCGACCAAGGTGGCGGTATCTTAGGTTCTTTAGGCCTAATGCCTTCTGCATGTAAAGGTCCTGAAAAATCGTACTACGAACCTTCACACGGCTCTGCACCAGATATCGCTGGTAAAGGTATTGCAAACCCATACTCAATGATCGGCTCTGTTGCGCTAATGCTTGAAATGAGCTTTGGTATGGAAAAAGAAGCGAAGAACCTTTGGGCTGCAATGCAAGGTGTATTTGAAGATGGTTACTCTACATCAGACCTTTCTAAAGCGGGTGAAGCGAACCTAGTAAGCACTGCTGAATTTGGTGATATGGTTTGTGCAAAACTAGCCGCAATGCCTGTATAA